One genomic segment of Pandoraea sputorum includes these proteins:
- a CDS encoding DUF3106 domain-containing protein gives MTRRNVLFLVAALVVAALAGTAALRRSQAPEPVSDVPPVMDGATASGNGAAASGPVGTLTASQPAAASAPLAALPSPGGAWAKLNAAQQEALAPLAQDWNRMSERQREKWVEIAKRFQTLSPESRKRLHDRMADWVRLTPEQRQLARESYQNAKTLPPERKAQVWQQYQQLTEEQKKRLAADDKKQANRPNVVSAPPTGRSGVKNPYAAVHRKDGAAASRNGALPVPTPVASSPSAALPAPASGSSSPAASNPSAASNGAASVAPANGDKNADTFNSDLYHHN, from the coding sequence GTGACGCGACGCAACGTACTTTTTCTGGTCGCCGCGCTAGTCGTCGCCGCTCTTGCCGGCACGGCAGCGCTGCGCCGCTCGCAAGCCCCCGAACCGGTGTCTGACGTGCCGCCGGTGATGGACGGCGCCACCGCATCCGGCAACGGCGCGGCGGCCTCCGGCCCCGTCGGTACGCTCACGGCCAGCCAACCCGCCGCAGCCAGCGCGCCGCTGGCCGCCCTGCCCTCACCGGGCGGTGCGTGGGCAAAGCTCAATGCCGCACAGCAGGAAGCCCTCGCCCCGCTCGCCCAGGACTGGAACCGGATGAGCGAGCGTCAGCGCGAGAAGTGGGTCGAGATTGCCAAGCGTTTCCAGACGTTGTCGCCCGAAAGCCGCAAGCGTCTGCACGACCGCATGGCCGACTGGGTGCGCCTGACGCCTGAGCAGCGCCAACTGGCCCGCGAAAGCTATCAGAACGCCAAGACCCTGCCGCCCGAGCGCAAGGCGCAAGTCTGGCAGCAGTACCAGCAGCTCACGGAAGAACAGAAAAAGCGCCTGGCCGCGGACGACAAGAAGCAGGCCAACCGTCCCAACGTGGTCAGCGCCCCGCCCACGGGCCGTTCCGGTGTGAAGAATCCGTACGCTGCCGTGCACCGCAAGGATGGCGCTGCCGCATCGAGGAACGGTGCGTTGCCTGTACCCACACCGGTCGCGTCGAGCCCGTCGGCCGCCCTTCCGGCACCGGCGTCAGGCTCGTCGTCACCCGCTGCGTCCAATCCATCCGCCGCCAGCAACGGTGCGGCCAGCGTCGCCCCGGCCAACGGCGACAAGAATGCGGACACCTTCAACTCGGATCTGTATCACCACAACTGA
- a CDS encoding RNA polymerase sigma factor, which produces MASDKELADFLAGIERRAFKQAVYAVRDDEAALDIVQDAMIRLAEKYGDKPPSDLPLLFTRILQNTIHDYFRRQKVRNTWVTLFSNLAGPGDDDRDDFDPLETLLGEDGSVQTESSEDSVSRAEILTLIEAEIQKLPTRQREAFLMRYWEDMDVAETAATMGCSEGSVKTHCSRATHALAQALKAKGIRL; this is translated from the coding sequence ATGGCATCTGACAAGGAACTGGCGGATTTTCTCGCGGGCATCGAACGGCGCGCTTTCAAGCAGGCCGTCTATGCCGTACGCGACGACGAGGCCGCCCTCGATATCGTTCAGGATGCGATGATCCGTTTGGCCGAGAAGTACGGTGACAAGCCGCCGTCCGACCTGCCGCTGCTGTTCACGCGCATTCTCCAGAACACCATTCACGACTATTTCCGCCGCCAGAAGGTGCGCAACACGTGGGTCACGCTGTTCTCCAACCTCGCCGGCCCCGGCGACGACGACCGCGACGACTTCGACCCGCTGGAAACCTTGCTGGGCGAGGATGGGTCTGTGCAAACCGAGAGCAGCGAAGACTCGGTTTCGCGTGCCGAAATCCTCACGCTCATCGAAGCGGAAATACAGAAACTACCGACACGTCAACGAGAAGCCTTCCTCATGCGTTACTGGGAAGACATGGACGTTGCCGAGACCGCCGCCACGATGGGGTGCTCGGAAGGCAGCGTCAAGACGCACTGCTCGCGTGCCACTCACGCGTTGGCACAGGCGTTGAAGGCAAAAGGGATCAGGTTATGA
- the ilvC gene encoding ketol-acid reductoisomerase — MKVFYDKDADLSLIKGKQVTIIGYGSQGHAHAQNLKDSGVNVTVGLRKDGASWNKAVNAGLNTKEVAEAVKSADIVMMLLPDEQIADVYKNEVHANIKEGAALAFAHGFNVHYGCVIPRADLDVIMIAPKAPGHTVRSTYSQGGGVPHLIAVAQDKSGAARDIALSYAAANGGGRAGIIETNFREETETDLFGEQAVLCGGTVELIKAGFETLVEAGYAPEMAYFECLHELKLIVDLIYEGGIANMNYSISNNAEYGEYVTGPRVVTEETKKAMKQCLTDIQTGEYAKSFILENKAGAPTLISRRRITAEHQIEQVGGKLRAMMPWIAKNKLVDQSKN; from the coding sequence ATGAAAGTTTTCTACGACAAAGACGCCGACCTCTCCCTCATCAAGGGCAAGCAAGTCACGATCATCGGTTACGGCTCGCAAGGCCACGCCCACGCACAGAACCTGAAGGACAGCGGCGTGAACGTGACGGTCGGTCTTCGCAAAGACGGCGCTTCGTGGAACAAGGCAGTCAACGCTGGCCTGAACACCAAGGAAGTGGCGGAAGCCGTGAAGTCGGCCGATATCGTCATGATGCTGCTGCCGGATGAGCAAATCGCCGACGTGTACAAGAACGAAGTGCACGCCAACATCAAGGAAGGCGCTGCGCTGGCCTTCGCGCACGGCTTCAACGTGCACTACGGCTGCGTGATCCCGCGTGCGGACCTCGACGTCATCATGATCGCCCCGAAGGCACCGGGCCACACGGTGCGCTCGACGTACTCGCAAGGTGGCGGCGTGCCGCACCTGATCGCCGTGGCACAAGACAAGTCGGGCGCTGCTCGTGACATCGCGCTGTCGTACGCTGCCGCTAACGGCGGTGGCCGTGCCGGCATCATCGAAACGAACTTCCGCGAAGAAACGGAAACCGACCTGTTCGGCGAACAAGCCGTGCTGTGCGGCGGTACCGTCGAGCTGATCAAGGCCGGTTTCGAAACGCTGGTCGAAGCCGGTTACGCGCCGGAAATGGCCTACTTCGAGTGCCTGCACGAACTGAAGCTGATCGTCGACCTGATCTATGAAGGCGGCATCGCCAACATGAACTACTCGATCTCGAACAACGCCGAATACGGCGAGTACGTCACCGGCCCGCGCGTCGTGACGGAAGAGACGAAGAAGGCCATGAAGCAGTGCCTGACCGACATCCAGACCGGCGAGTACGCCAAGTCGTTCATCCTGGAAAACAAGGCAGGCGCTCCGACCCTGATCTCGCGTCGTCGTATCACGGCCGAGCACCAGATCGAGCAAGTGGGCGGCAAGCTGCGCGCAATGATGCCGTGGATCGCCAAGAACAAGCTGGTCGACCAGTCGAAGAACTAA
- a CDS encoding DUF3619 family protein, whose protein sequence is MSHDLETREIRFAHRVRLALDEASEAPSPNIAARLAAARQEALARKKPEPVAVVQPALVLAGVGGMQSPDIGGPRRAFDKLGRLGLLWPLAALVIGLAGIAYWEHQQHIQDLADIDAAVLSDELPLSAYADHGFNAYVKRAQ, encoded by the coding sequence ATGAGTCACGATCTGGAAACGAGGGAAATTCGCTTCGCACATCGCGTGCGACTGGCATTGGACGAGGCGTCCGAGGCACCGTCGCCGAACATCGCGGCCCGGCTGGCCGCCGCGCGCCAGGAGGCGCTCGCCCGCAAGAAGCCCGAACCGGTGGCCGTTGTGCAACCGGCGCTGGTGCTCGCGGGTGTGGGCGGCATGCAATCGCCGGATATCGGCGGGCCGCGTCGCGCGTTCGACAAACTGGGCCGTCTGGGCCTGCTCTGGCCGCTCGCCGCACTGGTGATCGGTCTGGCAGGCATAGCGTACTGGGAACATCAGCAGCATATTCAGGATCTGGCAGATATCGACGCTGCCGTATTGAGCGACGAACTGCCGCTGTCGGCTTATGCCGATCATGGTTTCAACGCTTACGTGAAGCGTGCCCAGTAG
- the ilvN gene encoding acetolactate synthase small subunit, whose amino-acid sequence MRHIISVLLENEPGALSRVVGLFSARGYNIETLTVAPTEDRSLSRMTVVTTGSDDVIEQITKHLNRLIEVVKVVDLTEGAHIERELMLIKVRAVGKEREEMKRMSDIFRGRIIDVTEKTYTIELTGNSSKLDAFIEGLDQTAILETVRTGGSGIGRGERILKV is encoded by the coding sequence ATGAGGCACATTATTTCTGTTTTGCTCGAAAACGAGCCGGGCGCGCTGTCGCGCGTGGTCGGGCTGTTTTCTGCACGTGGCTACAATATCGAGACCCTCACCGTTGCGCCGACCGAAGACCGGTCGCTCTCACGCATGACGGTGGTCACGACCGGCTCCGATGACGTCATCGAGCAGATCACGAAGCACCTGAACCGGCTCATCGAAGTGGTGAAGGTGGTCGATCTGACCGAGGGCGCGCATATCGAGCGCGAACTCATGCTGATCAAGGTTCGCGCGGTAGGCAAAGAGCGGGAAGAGATGAAGCGGATGTCGGATATTTTCCGCGGCCGCATCATTGACGTTACGGAAAAGACCTATACGATTGAGCTCACCGGAAATTCGTCGAAGCTTGACGCATTTATCGAAGGGCTCGACCAGACGGCGATTCTCGAGACGGTTCGTACCGGTGGCTCGGGCATTGGGCGCGGCGAGCGCATCCTGAAGGTCTGA
- a CDS encoding acetolactate synthase 3 catalytic subunit gives MNMPSAEFSEAEATRHQNTSEDMIGAEILVRSLQEEGVEHLWGYPGGSVLYIYDELYKQDKIQHILVRHEQAAVHAADAYSRSTDKVGVCLVTSGPGVTNAVTGIATAYMDSIPLVIITGQVPTAAIGQDAFQECDTVGITRPCVKHNFLVKDVRDLAATIKKAFYIAKTGRPGPVLVDIPKDVSKARCRFEYPKTVSLRSYNPVTKGHSGQIRKAMSLLLSAKRPYIYTGGGIILADASKELNQFCDLLGYPVTNTLMGLGGYRASDPKFLGMLGMHGTYEANMAMQHCDVLIAIGARFDDRVIGNPEHFSSTARKIIHIDIDPSSISKRVKVDIPIVGDVKEVLREMIENLQTAEHGPDTGALADWWKQIEEWRSRDCLAFDRKSEIIKPQHVVETYWKLTDGEAFVCSDVGQHQMWAAQYYRFNKPRRWINSGGLGTMGFGLPAAMGVKMAHPDAEVACITGEGSIQMCIQELSTCLQYRTPVKILSLNNRYLGMVRQWQQIEYSKRYSSSYMDALPDFVKLAEAYGHVGMRIEKSSDVEPALREALALKDRTVFMDFQTDPTENVWPMVQAGKGISEMLLGSEDL, from the coding sequence ATGAACATGCCAAGCGCGGAATTCTCCGAGGCGGAAGCTACACGCCACCAAAATACTTCTGAAGACATGATTGGCGCCGAGATCCTCGTGCGCTCGCTTCAAGAAGAAGGGGTCGAACATCTGTGGGGTTATCCCGGCGGTTCGGTTCTCTACATCTACGACGAACTCTACAAGCAGGACAAGATCCAGCACATTCTGGTGCGCCATGAGCAGGCAGCCGTGCATGCGGCCGACGCTTATTCGCGTTCCACCGACAAAGTCGGCGTGTGTCTCGTGACGTCTGGCCCGGGCGTGACCAATGCTGTCACCGGGATTGCCACGGCGTACATGGATTCGATCCCGCTCGTCATCATCACCGGGCAGGTGCCCACGGCCGCGATTGGTCAGGACGCCTTCCAGGAGTGCGACACGGTCGGTATCACCCGTCCCTGCGTCAAGCACAACTTCCTTGTGAAGGACGTGCGCGACCTCGCTGCCACCATCAAGAAAGCCTTCTATATCGCCAAGACGGGCCGTCCGGGTCCGGTGCTGGTCGACATTCCGAAGGACGTTTCCAAGGCACGTTGCCGCTTTGAATATCCGAAGACGGTGTCGCTGCGCTCGTACAACCCGGTGACGAAGGGCCATTCGGGCCAGATCCGCAAGGCCATGAGCCTGCTGCTCTCGGCCAAGCGTCCCTACATCTACACCGGCGGCGGCATCATTCTGGCCGACGCGTCGAAGGAACTGAACCAGTTCTGCGACCTGCTTGGCTATCCGGTGACCAATACGCTCATGGGCCTGGGCGGGTATCGCGCGAGCGATCCCAAATTCCTCGGCATGCTGGGCATGCACGGCACGTACGAAGCCAACATGGCCATGCAGCACTGCGACGTGCTCATCGCCATCGGTGCGCGCTTCGATGACCGTGTGATCGGCAACCCGGAACACTTCTCGTCGACCGCCCGCAAGATCATTCACATCGATATCGACCCGTCGTCGATTTCCAAGCGTGTGAAGGTCGACATTCCGATCGTCGGCGACGTGAAGGAAGTGCTGCGCGAGATGATCGAGAATCTGCAAACCGCCGAGCACGGCCCGGATACCGGGGCACTTGCCGACTGGTGGAAGCAGATCGAGGAATGGCGTTCGCGCGATTGCCTCGCCTTCGATCGCAAGAGCGAGATCATCAAGCCGCAACATGTGGTCGAGACCTACTGGAAGCTCACTGACGGTGAAGCCTTCGTGTGCTCGGACGTCGGCCAGCATCAGATGTGGGCCGCTCAGTACTATCGCTTCAACAAGCCGCGCCGCTGGATCAACTCGGGCGGGCTGGGAACGATGGGCTTCGGCTTGCCGGCGGCGATGGGCGTGAAGATGGCGCATCCGGACGCAGAAGTTGCCTGTATTACCGGCGAAGGCTCGATCCAGATGTGCATTCAGGAGCTCTCGACGTGCCTGCAATACCGCACGCCGGTCAAGATCCTGTCGCTCAACAACCGCTATCTGGGCATGGTTCGTCAGTGGCAGCAGATCGAATACAGCAAGCGTTACTCCAGTTCGTACATGGACGCGCTGCCGGACTTCGTGAAGCTCGCCGAGGCGTACGGTCATGTGGGGATGCGTATCGAGAAGTCGTCGGACGTCGAGCCGGCACTGCGCGAGGCGCTGGCCCTGAAGGACCGCACGGTATTCATGGATTTCCAAACGGATCCCACCGAAAACGTCTGGCCGATGGTTCAGGCGGGCAAGGGCATCAGCGAGATGCTGCTCGGTTCGGAAGATCTGTAA